Proteins from one Sulfurovum sp. TSL1 genomic window:
- a CDS encoding DUF134 domain-containing protein, with the protein MQQYGRKKIRRHIAQDHSQVCFKPCGIQGKYLEKIMLDADEMEAIRLSDYEGLYQQECADKMGISRTTFSRILQQAHKKVSDALLHGKAIVMI; encoded by the coding sequence ATGCAGCAGTACGGAAGAAAAAAAATTAGACGTCATATAGCACAAGACCACTCTCAAGTCTGTTTTAAACCATGTGGTATACAAGGAAAATATCTAGAAAAGATAATGCTTGATGCAGATGAGATGGAAGCGATACGACTAAGTGACTATGAAGGTTTATACCAGCAGGAGTGTGCTGATAAGATGGGTATATCAAGAACCACTTTTTCTCGGATATTACAGCAGGCACACAAAAAAGTCTCCGATGCCTTGCTTCATGGCAAAGCCATCGTTATGATATAA